In Sander vitreus isolate 19-12246 chromosome 7, sanVit1, whole genome shotgun sequence, a genomic segment contains:
- the rab5if gene encoding GEL complex subunit OPTI, producing MTSNLKRKEESQLQNGDVKQPTWSKAFNSTAVWEEKDEFLDVIYWIRQIIAVILGVIWGVAPLKGFLGIAIFCIINAGVLYVYFSSFQQIDEEEYGGTWELTKEGFMTSFALFLVVWIIFYTALHFD from the exons ATGACGAGCAATTTAAAGCGGAAAGAAGAAAGTCAACTGCAGAATGGGGACGTAAAACAGCCCACATGGAGCAAAGCCTTCAACAGTACCGCTGTTTGGGAGGAGAAG GACGAGTTTTTAGATGTGATTTACTGGATTCGGCAAATAATTGCAGTAATCCTTGGTGTGATATGGGGTGTTGCACCGTTGAAAGGATTCCTGGGAATAGCCAT ATTCTGCATCATCAATGCTGGCGTCCTGTATGTATACTTCAGCAGCTTTCAGCAGATTGATGAGGAAGAGTATGGTGGCACGTGGGAACTCACCAAAGAAGGCTTCATGACATCTTTTGCTCTGTTTCTG GTGGTGTGGATAATCTTTTACACAGCTCTACATTTTGACTGA
- the dhx35 gene encoding putative ATP-dependent RNA helicase DHX35: MAAPLSTMKFWKPGSEAPGISEERELNTETTGSPIIFNPHTALSIEKQRQKLPVFKHRNNILYLVESFQTVIIVGETGCGKTTQLPQYLLEAGWATEGKVIGVTQPRRVAAISVANRVAEERGALVGHEVGYTIRFDDCSDPHATRIKFLTDGMLVREMMADPLLKKYSVLMLDEAHERTMYTDIAIGLLKKIQKKRQDLRLIVASATLDAKKFHDFFNLNESGDPNKDTCGILTVEGRTFPVDVFYTVSPVPDYVKATVETVLKIHETEDDGDVLAFLTGQEEVEKVVSLLQDQARSLSRYGMKKHLRILPMYSGLPYAEQMKVFERTPSSVRKVVVATNIAETSITINGVVFVIDCAFVKLRAYNPRTAIESLVITPISKASASQRAGRAGRNRPGKCFRLYTEEDFEKLPASTVPEMQRTNLAPVILQLKALGIDNVLRFSFLSPPPAQTMVQALELLYALGGLDHYGRLTDPMGVRMAEFPLSPMFAKMLLESGNFGCSKEIVTIAAMMQIQNIFVVPSNQKKAAAREHRKFAVAEGDHLTMLNVYEAFIKHQKSSQWCQEHFLNYKGLLRAVTVREQLRRLMNKFKVPRTSSEGDPDVILKCIVYGFFANAARIHHSGSYRTLRDDRELHIHPNSVLFGEKPPKWVVFNEVVQTAKYYMRDVTAVESSWLVELAPHFYKQAKHGSLASKRSRVL, translated from the exons ATGGCGGCTCCCCTTTCCACGATGAAATTTTGGAAGCCGG GGTCTGAGGCTCCGGGAATCTCAGAGGAGCGGGAGCTCAACACAGAGACAACCGGCTCCCCCATCATCTTCAACCCGCACACAGCCCTCTCCATAGAGAAACAACGACAGAAACTCCCTGTTTTCAAG CACAGAAACAACATCTTGTACTTGGTGGAGAGCTTCCAGACTGTCATCATAGTTGGTGAGACGGGATGTGGGAAAACAACGCAGTTACCTCAG TACCTGCTGGAGGCTGGCTGGGCGACGGAGGGGAAGGTGATTGGAGTGACACAGCCTCGGCGTGTGGCTGCCATCTCT GTAGCTAACCGTGTAGCAGAGGAGCGGGGGGCCCTGGTGGGACATGAGGTGGGCTACACCATCCGATTTGATGACTGCTCTGATCCCCACGCCACAAGGATCAAG TTCCTTACAGATGGCATGCTGGTGCGGGAGATGATGGCTGATCCTCTTTTGAAAAAATACAG TGTGTTGATGCTGGACGAAGCACATGAGAGAACCATGTATACAGACATAGCCATTGGCCTACTAAAGAAG ATTCAGAAAAAGCGGCAAGACCTGAGGCTGATTGTGGCCTCTGCCACTCTGGATGCCAAG AAATTCCACGACTTCTTCAACCTGAACGAGTCCGGGGATCCTAACAAGGACACGTGTGGAATTCTGACAGTGGAGGGACGTACCTTTCCAGTGGATGTCTTCTACACTGTCAG TCCTGTCCCAGACTATGTGAAGGCTACAGTGGAGACAGTGCTGAAGATCCATGAGACGGAGGATGACGGAGACGTCCTGGCTTTTCTTACTGGGCAG GAAGAGGTGGAGAAAGTGGTGTCCCTTCTGCAGGACCAGGCCAGGTCTCTGTCACGATACGGCATGAAGAAACACCTGAGAATTTTGCCCATGTACTCTGGTCTACCTTACGCTGAGCAGATGAAGGTCTTTGAGAGGACACCCAGCTCTGTTCGCAAG GTTGTGGTGGCCACGAACATAGCTGAGACCTCCATCACCATAAATGGAGTTGTATTTGTCATTGACTGTGCATTTGTGAAGCTGCGAGCCTATAACCCTCGCACTGCCATTGAATCACTGGTGATTACGCCCATCTCCAAGGCTTCAGCCAGCCAGAGGGCAGGGAGAGCCGGACGAAACCGACCTGGGAAATGCTTTAGACTATACACAG AGGAGGACTTTGAGAAACTGCCTGCCTCTACTGTGCCGGAGATGCAGCGCACCAATTTGGCCCCTGTCATCCTGCAGCTCAAAGCATTAGGCATTGACAACGTGCTGCGGTTCAGCTTCCTTTCT CCTCCTCCAGCTCAGACCATGGTTCAGGCTCTAGAGCTGCTCTACGCTCTGGGAG GTCTGGACCATTACGGACGTTTGACTGATCCCATGGGTGTGCGGATGGCAGAGTTTCCTCTCAGTCCCATGTTTGCCAAGATGCTCCTCGAGTCAGGAAACTTTGGCTGCTCCAAAGAGATTGTTACCATTGCAGCAATGATGCAgattcaaaatatatttgttgtgcCGTCCAATCAGAAGAAAGCTGCT GCCCGAGAGCACAGGAAGTTTGCAGTTGCTGAGGGAGACCACCTCACCATGCTGAATGTGTACGAAGCATTCATTAAG CACCAGAAAAGCTCCCAGTGGTGTCAGGAACACTTTCTCAATTATAAGGGTCTGCTGCGGGCTGTGACTGTACGAGAGCAGCTCCGGCGTCTCATGAACAAGTTTAAGGTGCCACGGACTTCAAGTGAAG GTGACCCTGATGTGATCTTGAAGTGCATTGTATATGGGTTTTTCGCTAATGCAGCCCGCATCCACCATTCTGGTTCCTACCG GACTTTACGAGACGATCGCGAGCTTCACATCCACCCCAACTCTGTGCTGTTTGGAGAGAAACCTCCAAAATG GGTTGTTTTCAATGAAGTGGTGCAGACGGCAAAATACTACATGCGCGATGTGACCGCTGTGGAGTCGTCCTGGTTGGTCGAGTTGGCCCCTCACTTTTACAAGCAGGCCAAG CATGGTTCACTGGCTAGCAAGAGGTCCCGGGTCCTCTGA